TCGAAGGAAGTGACGGTGTTGAGGTACACGGGCCGGTTGAACAGGGCGATTTCCTCCAGGCCCTGGGCATTGAAGAACGAATGCGCCAACTGCTGAAGAATGTCAAGGATGAAGAACATAGAAAGACCTTGGAGACTGGATGGAAACGCCTCGTCGATAAGTCGAGTGGGTCCATGGGTAAGATTTACAAGGTGATGACCATCATTCCCGAGAATGGCGGCCAAAGACGACCTGTTGGATTCGGTGGTGGTGTGCAGATGTAGAGTTACATGGCTGCTTTGGTGTCTCAATCAACCTGTGGATGACTCAGGATGCAAATGCCTGCATGGGgagtcatcatctccatatCTCCTCACTGATCTAGTGATTTGACGTTGATTTTCATTAATTGGGATGTCACACTGTACTCTAGCAACAGCACGAGCTGGCAAAATCTATGTTACATGTACTTATACATCAAGTCAATACACCCCTCGAATTTCTCATTCCAAATGGGTCTCCATTCGATTTCATTTTATGTTTTTGgtttgattttcttctcGGAAGTCTGGTGTTTTAATATCAGGCTgcaatctttccatctcattACCTGGGAGATACGCTAGATGCCATAAGTTGGATATGGTCTGAGAAATCAATCGTAGTCACGAGGATACTTAGTGTAATTTTGCAAAGAGATGGCATACATCCATTGTCTCATTCGTATATTCAACCCCCCTCCTTCCTGTTCATGTCTCattaagaaaaaaaaatgcaaaTAATCCTGTCCATCGAGTCCAAATACTCTCCCACACTCGAACCAGAAAGCACGTCCATTTGAAATGAGGTTCGTTAATATTCCCTCCAGATATCAGCAACATAGGCCTCAGTCAACCTCTCATCATTCCCATACTTGTCCTGCCACTGCACGAAGCCACCTTCTAACACATAAACCTCCTGCTTCTTgcattcttcctctcccaGAATACGCTCACGTTCTCGCAGGTAGCGAAGAGCTGCAGACGGGCCACGCTGCTGGCTGAGAGCACAGTGGAAGACTACCGTGTCCATGTCCTTGAGAGTGCGAAGAAGTTCGGGCAGACGCACGTCTAGGCTGGAGCTGGGTACCCACGTTGAGGACTTGATGTGTCCACCAATATGATCTGGGAAAACAAAATATTTCAACGTTTAGAATTTGATGGTTAAATTCTATTATTACATGCTTGTTGAAGAGACTCACCCGAGTCTCGAACATCCACGATTGCTAGTTTGTCGGCTGAAATGCCTTTAAGGAGGAGTGCCGAGAGAGCATCGCGGTTCATGCGTGGTAGAGTTGCGATTGAGATGGAAGACATTGCTTTGAGTCTCAAGGCCTTGTAggttttctctttcttttcctcttttttttccttcgcCTCCACTCGATCTGTTGACGAGATGGCCTGTTGATGATCAGGTATTCTTGTACAATGGGCACCCATCCACCACTGCAGGAGCTGGACCTATGCATGTTCACGTGATCTCTAATTTCTCCCGATTTTCGCAGAGCATCGCAGCCGCTCCGCACGTCTGCATATCTGAGCGCGGTCCAATCTTTCCGGGCTTTTTCCAACCCTCCCAAGGttgcccttttttcttctttgatccCTTCAATTGGACGGATCCTCTACGAACTTGATTgctgctttctttctctcatccTTCAAAGGAACTATGGACACCCGTCTCCTGGCACGCGGCCTCCGCGCCCGGCCATCGCCATGGCTCCTCAATGCTcgccagcaacagcagcctTTTTTCCTCACGACCCTCCGCTACAACTCCTCAAATCCCTCGTCACAGACTACTACTTCTTCTACCTCTActgcttcttcatcctcttcctcttctccctctacTGCTACGTCTGccccttcttcctcgtcctcgactggcccctcctcctccgaaCAATCCACTCCGCAAACAACACCCGCACCGGTCGAAGAACAACAACCTTCCTCCAAGCCTCAACCCACCAAGACCGTCGCCTCcgactttgacgagatcCTCAACAAGCTCGACCTCGGCAACCGCAGCATCCTCAATTCCAAGGGTGAACCTCGCCGCATCTTCTCCGACGCCGTCTCCCGCTCCGTCGGCGGCGTCGGCTCGCAGGCCTTCAAGGACCGTGCCGCTCAGCAGCTCGCTTCTCGCAAATTGGAATTGAAGCTGGGACCGACACTGGGTCGCCAGGTCCACGTTGAGCCGGAGCGCGGTCTGGATCTGCCTGCTGCTATTCGTCAGCTGGAGATTACTTGCAGCACGAATAAGATCAAGTCGGATGCGCATGAGCAAAAGTTCCACAAGCGCAAGGGTGCGCTGCGGAAGGAGTTGCGCCGGAcgaggtggaggaagcttTTCCGTTTCTCGTTCCAGGAGACTGTGAAGAAGATCCAGCGTATGCAAGCGCAGGGCTGgtaaacttttttttctagtCTTTGGAGGAATTGGCCTGTTGTCGAATGAAATTCTATTTGGTATTTGGTCGAgagggaaggagaagggggagggggcctGTTGTGGGACTTCTCGCTCTGTGAGAACTCGTGTATAGTTGGAGATTGAatgaggtttttttttggaagggTTGAGCCTCGcatttgttttttcttttcttttttataTGCAGGCTGTTGCCTCGTGACCAAAATCTGTACAACTATCTACTTTTTATGGAGcttttctttgattttccccccctccttctcttgccATTTATTCGTCTATTTGCATGAATTTGGATCGAGACATCCTGTCATTTTGAGTTTTGGACATATACCCTTGCTTTGATGCCCGTGAGGTATCCGAGCAAAGTTGGGTAACCCACCACATATATACAACTGCATCCAGCCACCTCGGGAGCGTTTCGCTCACGCCAACTCAATACTTAATCTCTCTTTCCGGTGGTGAAGCCTCCATACCCGGAGCCGCCTCCGCCACCACTGGTCACAACACCATTTGACGGGCCAGGAGAGTATCCTCCGTATCCATTGATCCGTCCACCATTGCCATAAGTCACGCCAGCTACCTTTCCTTTGGTCATTGGAGCTCCGAGaattcca
The window above is part of the Penicillium oxalicum strain HP7-1 chromosome VI, whole genome shotgun sequence genome. Proteins encoded here:
- a CDS encoding Arsenate reductase — translated: MSSISIATLPRMNRDALSALLLKGISADKLAIVDVRDSDHIGGHIKSSTWVPSSSLDVRLPELLRTLKDMDTVVFHCALSQQRGPSAALRYLRERERILGEEECKKQEVYVLEGGFVQWQDKYGNDERLTEAYVADIWREY